A window of Metabacillus sp. B2-18 contains these coding sequences:
- a CDS encoding YuzL family protein — MARLKKSPSKAGVSAASVKGNAGPNNEKAGGGKRTSQNQQYKQHNMGSDNM, encoded by the coding sequence ATGGCACGTTTAAAAAAATCTCCATCAAAAGCAGGTGTTAGTGCTGCAAGTGTAAAAGGGAATGCTGGTCCTAATAACGAAAAGGCCGGTGGCGGTAAGCGCACTAGTCAAAATCAACAATACAAACAGCATAATATGGGCAGTGACAATATGTAA
- a CDS encoding proline dehydrogenase family protein: MEQLLRNSFMFLSKNKTLTKLAKKYGLRFGAGRFVAGDTIDLAKGVIQDLNHKGLDVTLDYLGEFIEDEQEARETADHCIKAIEAIGTSQLKSQISIKLTSMGLDISDEVVLKNMRRILTAAEKYNVFVTIDMEDFSRCEKTLEIFKTLKKEFKHVGTVVQAYLYRTVQDVEELGRYAANLRLVKGAYKESPDVAFPEKKDVDENFKKIIKMHLLNGHYTAVATHDDTMIDYTKELVDQHKIPKDQFEFQMLYGIRPEKQLDLVKEGYRMRVYVPFGTDWYGYFMRRMAERPANVAFVLKGIFKR, encoded by the coding sequence GTGGAACAATTATTACGAAACTCTTTTATGTTTTTATCCAAGAATAAGACGTTGACTAAACTTGCAAAAAAATATGGACTAAGATTTGGAGCAGGAAGATTCGTAGCTGGTGACACAATTGATTTGGCAAAAGGTGTCATTCAAGATCTTAATCATAAAGGGCTTGATGTGACATTAGATTACCTTGGTGAATTTATTGAGGATGAGCAGGAAGCAAGAGAAACAGCTGATCATTGTATTAAAGCAATTGAAGCTATAGGAACCAGTCAGCTGAAATCACAAATTTCAATTAAACTTACTTCTATGGGTTTAGATATATCTGATGAAGTAGTTTTAAAGAATATGCGTCGTATTTTAACAGCAGCGGAAAAGTATAATGTATTTGTAACAATTGATATGGAAGATTTTTCGAGATGTGAGAAAACGCTAGAAATTTTTAAGACGTTGAAAAAGGAATTCAAACATGTAGGGACAGTTGTTCAAGCATATTTATACCGTACTGTTCAGGATGTTGAGGAATTAGGTCGCTATGCAGCAAACCTAAGGCTTGTGAAGGGTGCTTACAAGGAATCACCGGATGTTGCTTTTCCTGAAAAAAAGGATGTTGATGAAAACTTTAAAAAAATTATTAAAATGCATCTACTTAATGGACATTACACAGCAGTAGCAACTCATGATGATACTATGATTGACTATACAAAAGAGCTTGTAGATCAACACAAGATACCAAAGGATCAATTTGAGTTTCAAATGCTGTATGGTATTAGACCTGAAAAGCAATTAGATTTAGTTAAAGAAGGATATCGAATGCGTGTCTATGTACCATTTGGGACAGATTGGTATGGATATTTTATGAGAAGAATGGCAGAAAGGCCTGCTAATGTAGCGTTTGTTTTGAAGGGGATTTTTAAACGCTAA
- a CDS encoding spore coat protein, producing the protein MDRKISNAETQVQEGPMMNDRDFANDLLSTEKYLTSSYSTALNEASHQALYQDLSTIFNETQQAQRDLYNLMFKNGWYSLEAADTQKLQQAYQKFSTTIQQQSPYGNTQ; encoded by the coding sequence ATGGATCGTAAAATTAGCAATGCAGAAACACAAGTGCAGGAAGGACCTATGATGAACGATCGTGATTTTGCAAATGATTTATTATCAACCGAAAAATATTTAACTTCTTCTTATTCAACTGCACTTAACGAAGCAAGTCATCAAGCACTATACCAGGATCTTTCTACAATATTTAATGAAACACAGCAGGCTCAAAGAGACCTCTATAATCTAATGTTTAAAAATGGATGGTATTCCCTAGAAGCCGCTGATACACAGAAACTTCAACAAGCATATCAAAAGTTTTCAACAACCATTCAGCAGCAATCTCCATATGGAAATACTCAATAA
- a CDS encoding YusU family protein, translated as MEQQLKDQFEGLLEKYTELLLGESSDELKEKVKMWALYTHISKSMPPLAKHWNSTYPEAKEDLKSIIGEIKDLNEQFRQIKKKD; from the coding sequence ATGGAGCAACAATTAAAAGATCAGTTTGAAGGGCTGCTTGAAAAATATACAGAATTATTATTAGGTGAATCATCTGATGAATTAAAAGAAAAAGTAAAGATGTGGGCATTGTACACCCATATTTCCAAGTCAATGCCACCGCTAGCTAAACATTGGAACTCGACCTATCCAGAAGCTAAAGAAGATTTAAAAAGTATTATTGGAGAAATCAAGGACCTAAATGAACAGTTTCGTCAAATAAAAAAGAAGGATTAA
- a CDS encoding IucA/IucC family C-terminal-domain containing protein, protein MAELTKEELESLTKYRLILERKTNGSIIEGIELLQQKQLAALYDEILQNKLNTNKHSVIGSMLVKRYAFLAALVLYCMTSYDKGINSSINNLSLQTDDDDPIWLPSFYFNDLVVTTPDPDRDSWRETVITALFKENITMILSNVSKASKVSKSILWENIAIYIFWMYESLLEDEGISDEMKSKVKEDFSYVILHAPAEAFGLTNKNPLTMYFHEKKNNVRKRSTCCLFYFTSKNGDRCQTCPIECKQPMTQ, encoded by the coding sequence ATGGCTGAATTAACAAAAGAAGAACTAGAATCATTAACGAAATACCGACTTATACTAGAGAGAAAAACAAATGGTTCAATCATTGAGGGTATTGAATTACTTCAACAAAAACAACTAGCAGCTCTTTATGATGAGATACTACAAAACAAGCTTAATACAAATAAACACTCTGTCATCGGGTCTATGTTAGTAAAAAGATATGCCTTTTTGGCAGCACTTGTATTATATTGCATGACCAGCTACGATAAAGGAATAAACAGTAGCATTAACAACCTGTCACTTCAAACAGATGATGATGATCCAATTTGGTTACCAAGCTTTTACTTTAATGACTTGGTCGTAACAACTCCAGATCCTGATCGAGACAGTTGGAGGGAAACTGTTATCACAGCCTTATTCAAAGAAAATATTACGATGATTCTTTCTAACGTATCCAAAGCTTCGAAAGTGTCAAAGTCCATACTTTGGGAAAATATTGCGATCTACATTTTCTGGATGTACGAATCTTTACTCGAGGATGAAGGTATCTCAGATGAAATGAAGTCAAAGGTAAAGGAAGACTTTTCATATGTCATATTACATGCGCCTGCTGAAGCTTTTGGTCTAACAAATAAAAATCCTCTAACAATGTATTTTCATGAAAAGAAAAACAATGTGAGAAAACGTTCCACCTGTTGTTTATTTTACTTTACTTCAAAAAACGGAGATCGCTGTCAAACATGTCCAATTGAATGTAAACAACCAATGACTCAGTGA
- a CDS encoding ABC transporter ATP-binding protein, whose protein sequence is MYMDAIETNALTLSYGDTIIINELDVKIPKGEITVFIGSNGCGKSTLLRSIARLLKPRNGSVLLEGNSIAKLPTKEVAKQLAILPQGPIAPEGLTVLQLVKQGRYPHQSWLKQWSKEDEDAVSNALKATGLEDLAERPVDSLSGGQRQRAWIAMTLAQQTDIILLDEPTTYLDMTHQIEILDLLFELNERENRTIVMVLHDLNLACRYAHNLVALKDKKVYAQGKPEEVITCSLVQNVFQMNCEVTVDPIFGTPLCIPHGRGRCIIKEVGVLNG, encoded by the coding sequence ATTTATATGGATGCAATTGAAACAAATGCGCTCACTCTTTCTTATGGAGATACAATTATCATTAATGAGTTAGATGTGAAAATTCCCAAAGGTGAAATTACGGTATTTATTGGTAGTAACGGTTGTGGGAAATCAACGTTACTGCGTTCTATTGCAAGGCTGCTAAAACCAAGAAACGGTTCAGTTTTACTTGAGGGTAATTCTATTGCAAAACTTCCTACAAAAGAGGTAGCAAAACAATTGGCAATCCTTCCGCAAGGTCCAATTGCACCTGAAGGATTAACCGTACTGCAGCTTGTAAAACAAGGTAGATATCCACATCAAAGCTGGTTAAAGCAATGGTCGAAGGAGGATGAAGACGCTGTTTCAAATGCCTTAAAAGCAACAGGGTTAGAGGATTTAGCGGAAAGACCAGTCGATTCTTTATCCGGTGGGCAACGACAACGTGCATGGATTGCCATGACTCTTGCGCAACAAACAGATATTATTCTGCTAGATGAACCTACAACCTATTTAGATATGACACATCAGATCGAAATATTAGATCTTTTATTTGAATTAAATGAACGTGAAAATCGTACGATTGTTATGGTTCTTCATGACTTAAATTTAGCTTGTCGCTATGCCCATAATCTTGTAGCGTTAAAGGATAAAAAAGTTTATGCACAAGGAAAGCCTGAAGAAGTAATTACCTGCAGTTTAGTACAAAATGTATTTCAAATGAATTGTGAAGTTACAGTAGATCCTATTTTTGGAACACCTCTTTGCATACCTCATGGAAGAGGAAGATGTATTATAAAAGAAGTTGGGGTATTAAATGGCTGA
- a CDS encoding FecCD family ABC transporter permease: MKKYYKLRLGAGFLSFLIDKRAFFISCILLGITCLIFMLSTGIGEVFITPINVLKTLFGFGTEMDELFIYSFRLPRIIIALLVGISLAVAGAILQGLIRNPLASPDIIGITGGGAVGVVCFLMLFSDRNNSLIVSVKWMPVAAFIGATIVGILVYFLSWKNGSSSVRLVLIGIGLSMLAQSLTTLFMVKGPIYQASQANVWITGTVYGATWEQVRILLPVVLILLIISLISVRNVNIQELGDELATGVGSLVQRNRFFLLLLGTALTGASVAFAGVIGFVGLMAPHMARRMVGSSFGALLPVSALLGAILVMLADLIGRTLFSPLEVPAGVFTAAIGAPYFIYLLYKTRNS; this comes from the coding sequence GTGAAAAAATATTATAAATTAAGGTTAGGAGCAGGCTTTCTCTCCTTTTTAATAGATAAAAGGGCATTTTTTATATCGTGTATTTTGTTAGGTATTACATGTTTAATTTTTATGTTAAGTACAGGCATTGGAGAGGTTTTTATTACCCCTATCAATGTTTTGAAAACCTTGTTTGGATTCGGTACAGAGATGGATGAACTATTTATTTATTCATTTCGATTGCCTCGTATTATTATTGCTTTATTAGTTGGAATAAGCTTAGCAGTAGCAGGTGCGATACTACAGGGTTTAATACGTAATCCATTAGCATCACCAGATATTATTGGAATAACAGGTGGAGGAGCAGTTGGTGTTGTTTGCTTCCTGATGCTTTTTAGCGATAGAAACAACTCATTGATTGTAAGTGTTAAGTGGATGCCTGTTGCAGCCTTTATTGGGGCAACCATCGTAGGCATACTTGTTTACTTCCTTTCTTGGAAGAATGGATCTTCTTCTGTACGACTCGTTCTTATTGGGATCGGGCTATCCATGCTAGCACAGTCTTTAACTACACTTTTTATGGTGAAGGGCCCAATATATCAAGCATCACAAGCAAATGTATGGATTACAGGGACAGTGTATGGTGCAACATGGGAACAGGTTCGCATATTACTTCCTGTTGTTCTTATCTTATTAATAATTAGCTTGATTTCAGTTCGAAATGTGAACATTCAAGAGCTCGGTGATGAACTGGCGACAGGTGTGGGAAGCTTGGTACAAAGGAACCGATTTTTTCTTTTATTACTGGGGACTGCCTTAACAGGGGCATCGGTAGCCTTTGCAGGTGTAATAGGGTTTGTTGGCTTAATGGCTCCTCATATGGCAAGGAGAATGGTAGGCTCTTCCTTTGGCGCTTTATTGCCTGTCTCTGCATTGCTTGGTGCAATACTTGTTATGTTAGCAGATTTAATTGGAAGAACGTTATTTTCTCCTTTAGAGGTTCCAGCAGGTGTGTTTACTGCAGCAATCGGTGCACCATATTTTATTTACTTACTATATAAAACAAGAAACTCATAA
- a CDS encoding FecCD family ABC transporter permease codes for MLLKSSYQKSVGLVLGFMLLIFLMCGSLVFGYTDTSLKTVYEAFTNFNGTNEHIIVYDVRLPRALIGAVVGASLALAGAIMQALTKNPLASPSVFGINAGAGFFIVVAVSVFYVNSYQAYIWIAFAGAAFSAFIVYFIGSFGREGLTPMKLTLAGAAMAALFSSLTQGLLVVNEAALDQVLFWLAGSIQGRKLEGLYMVLPYVLPAIILSMILSQKINVLTMGEDVAKGLGQRTGVVKLIGALLVIVLGGGAVAVAGPIAFIGIVIPHFARFLVGNDYRWILPFSTFLGGSLLVFADILARYIVMPEEVPVGVMTAFIGTPFFIYIARRGFGK; via the coding sequence ATGTTATTAAAATCTTCTTATCAAAAATCAGTTGGTTTAGTTTTAGGATTCATGTTACTTATTTTTTTAATGTGTGGGAGTCTTGTATTTGGGTACACAGATACAAGCTTAAAAACGGTCTATGAGGCTTTTACTAACTTTAATGGTACAAATGAACATATTATTGTGTATGATGTTCGATTACCTCGAGCATTAATAGGGGCTGTGGTCGGAGCAAGTCTTGCACTAGCCGGTGCTATTATGCAAGCCTTAACAAAAAATCCTTTAGCATCTCCTAGTGTATTCGGAATAAATGCCGGTGCAGGATTCTTTATTGTTGTAGCAGTTTCAGTGTTTTATGTTAACTCATATCAGGCTTATATTTGGATTGCCTTTGCAGGTGCAGCCTTTTCAGCTTTTATTGTTTATTTTATCGGGTCATTTGGTAGGGAAGGGCTAACTCCAATGAAGTTAACATTAGCAGGTGCAGCAATGGCAGCACTGTTTTCTTCTCTTACACAAGGATTATTAGTTGTGAACGAAGCGGCTCTTGATCAAGTGTTATTTTGGTTAGCTGGCTCTATTCAAGGTAGAAAGTTGGAAGGATTGTATATGGTACTTCCTTATGTTTTACCTGCCATTATATTAAGTATGATTCTTTCACAAAAAATAAATGTGTTAACAATGGGGGAAGATGTTGCAAAAGGATTAGGACAGCGAACAGGAGTAGTAAAGCTTATAGGAGCATTACTTGTTATTGTTTTAGGGGGAGGAGCTGTTGCTGTTGCTGGACCGATTGCTTTTATCGGAATTGTTATTCCTCATTTCGCCCGATTTTTAGTTGGTAATGATTATCGCTGGATTCTCCCTTTTAGTACCTTTTTAGGAGGATCACTCCTTGTGTTTGCAGATATTCTTGCAAGATATATTGTTATGCCTGAAGAGGTGCCAGTAGGAGTTATGACAGCGTTTATCGGAACTCCCTTTTTTATTTATATTGCACGTAGGGGGTTCGGAAAGTGA
- a CDS encoding ABC transporter substrate-binding protein, whose translation MTATSRKSWLSLFLLSMTVLILAACGNTNEEAPETTEGSNDAPVEETYTVEHAMGSTEITGTPEKVVILTNEGTEALLSMGVTPVGAVQSWLGDPWYEHITDKMTDVEVVGTESEVNVEAIAALKPDLIIGNKLRQEKIYEQLKAIAPTVFSETLKGEWQDNYKLYAKALNREDEGQKVIDDFEARIAEIKETAGDKVNQEVSVVRFMAGKTRIYYKDSFSGVILEKLGFARPAVLEEVFSDNPEDLFAREVGKEVIPKMDGDILFYFTYAPPGDTEATKTEEEWTKDPLWQNLEVVKAEKAYKVDDAIWNTAGGVLAANLLLDDIEAKLAE comes from the coding sequence ATGACAGCAACATCACGTAAATCTTGGTTATCATTATTTTTATTAAGCATGACTGTTCTTATTCTCGCAGCATGTGGTAATACCAATGAGGAAGCACCAGAAACGACAGAAGGATCAAATGATGCTCCTGTTGAAGAAACATATACAGTGGAACATGCAATGGGTTCAACTGAAATTACGGGTACTCCTGAGAAGGTTGTTATTTTAACAAATGAAGGAACAGAAGCATTATTATCTATGGGTGTTACACCAGTTGGTGCCGTACAATCTTGGTTAGGTGATCCTTGGTATGAACATATTACTGATAAAATGACAGATGTTGAAGTTGTTGGAACGGAAAGTGAAGTAAATGTGGAAGCAATTGCTGCTCTTAAACCAGATTTAATTATCGGTAACAAACTTCGCCAAGAAAAAATCTATGAGCAATTAAAAGCTATTGCACCTACAGTTTTCTCTGAAACTTTAAAGGGTGAATGGCAGGATAACTACAAATTATATGCTAAAGCATTGAACCGTGAAGATGAGGGTCAAAAAGTTATTGATGATTTTGAAGCTCGTATTGCCGAAATAAAAGAAACAGCTGGTGATAAAGTAAACCAAGAAGTATCTGTTGTTCGATTTATGGCAGGTAAAACTAGAATTTACTATAAAGACTCTTTCTCAGGAGTGATCTTAGAGAAGTTAGGGTTTGCACGTCCTGCAGTACTAGAGGAAGTATTCTCTGATAATCCGGAAGATCTATTTGCTCGTGAAGTAGGTAAGGAAGTTATTCCAAAAATGGATGGAGACATTTTATTCTACTTTACATATGCACCACCTGGTGATACTGAAGCAACAAAAACAGAAGAAGAATGGACAAAAGATCCACTTTGGCAAAACCTTGAAGTTGTAAAAGCAGAAAAAGCTTACAAAGTTGACGATGCTATTTGGAACACAGCTGGTGGAGTTCTTGCAGCTAACCTATTATTAGATGATATTGAAGCAAAGCTTGCTGAATAA
- a CDS encoding ZIP family metal transporter: protein MLQAALWGAFAGSPIFFGALVGIFTNLPKKITGLIMSFGTGVLIGAAAFELLTEAVDEGGLQSTSIGFLVGALVFTLSEIIVSKSGGSERKRSKKSNDNHSGITIFIGTIIDAIPESVIIGVSLLEQGTVSYLMVIAVFISNFPEGLSSTVGLKKDGYSKKTILTMWLIVVSLSSVSSLLGFGLLQNASASIISFISAFAAGGIFAMVASTMMPEAFEEGGAIVGLIASLGLLSSLFLSHL, encoded by the coding sequence TTGCTTCAAGCAGCACTTTGGGGAGCGTTTGCTGGATCACCTATTTTTTTTGGTGCATTAGTAGGTATCTTTACAAATCTCCCTAAAAAAATTACTGGGTTGATTATGTCTTTTGGGACTGGTGTGTTAATTGGAGCTGCTGCTTTTGAATTGTTAACTGAAGCTGTTGATGAAGGCGGCTTACAATCTACATCTATTGGTTTTCTAGTCGGTGCATTAGTATTTACTTTATCTGAAATCATTGTTTCCAAAAGCGGAGGAAGTGAACGAAAACGATCAAAGAAGAGTAATGATAATCATTCTGGAATAACGATTTTTATTGGAACAATTATTGATGCTATTCCTGAATCTGTGATTATTGGTGTTAGTTTGCTCGAGCAAGGAACAGTTAGTTACTTGATGGTTATCGCTGTTTTTATTAGTAATTTTCCAGAAGGACTATCGAGTACAGTTGGATTAAAAAAAGATGGTTATAGCAAAAAGACAATTCTCACGATGTGGTTAATTGTTGTTTCTCTTTCTTCTGTTAGTTCATTATTAGGTTTTGGACTGCTTCAAAATGCATCAGCAAGTATTATTTCATTTATTTCAGCTTTTGCAGCAGGTGGGATTTTTGCGATGGTAGCATCCACTATGATGCCAGAGGCCTTTGAAGAAGGTGGAGCCATTGTGGGGTTAATTGCATCTCTTGGTTTATTAAGTTCCCTGTTTCTATCTCATTTGTAG